One Bythopirellula goksoeyrii genomic window, TGCGTGTTTTCTGTTGTGCGGGCTGGCACTATTGTTGATTGATGTAAGACTTCGCCGAAAATTTTGTCCGGCGGAATTTCTGGCTCTGACAGCAGCTCTAATAGCCTTCCTAGCCATCATTGGCTACTCCTACAGTACGATGAGCCTGATCGGCATCGAATCTTTTATTCCGATGGCGCTCAATACGGCTGTGGCGTTTGCACTGTTGAGCTTAGGAATACTCTGTGCAAGGCCCACAGAAGGACTGATGACAATTGTCAGCAGTCCAGGGGCTGGCGGAGTCATGGCGCGAAAGCTCTTGCCCGCAGCCGTTCTCATTCCTGCAGGCTTGGGCTGGTTGAGGTGGTATGCACAGCAACAAGGGCACTTCGACCAAGTGATGGGGCTGTCGCTGTTCGTACTCTCAAACATAATCATCTTTAGTTTTCTCATCTGGTGGATTTCTTTCTCACTCAATCGAACGGAAGATGAGCGAAACCGGGCTGAACGTGAAACGAAACGAAATGTCGGACGAACGCGTCGAATTATAGATACGGCCCATGACGCCTTTGTAGCGATGGACGCTACGGGTCGGATCATTGATTGGAATCCCCAAGCGGAAGTTGAGTTTGGTTGGTCAAGAGATGAAGTGCTGGGGAGACTTGTCGCAGATGTGCTTGTCCCGGAAGAACTACGCTCAAAGCATACCCAGGGGTTGGAGCACTTCCTGGCGACGCAAGAAGGTCCTGTATTGAATCAGCGGATCGAACTTCCGGCTCTACGGCGTAGTGGAGAGAGGTTCCCCGTCGAAGTGACGATCACATCGATATCTGAGGAAGACAGCTATCTCTTTGTGGCATTCTTGCACGACATTACTGACCGCAGGCGAAGGGAAACCGAGTTGAAAGCGTCTCAGCAGGAAGCCGAGGCGGCCAACCAATCCAAGAGCGAATTCCTCGCCAACATGAGTCACGAAATTCGCACGCCGATGAATGGCATCATCGGCATGACCGAACTGCTATTGAATACGCAGCTCACTGCCGAACAACGTGAATATCAAGAAATGGTGCAGAGCTCTGCCGATGCACTACTAACGCTGCTCAACGATATTCTCGATTTCTCGAAGATCGAAGCAGGTCGACTGGAATTGGAAATGATTCCTTTCGGCTTACGCGATACCTTGGGAGCAACGGCCCATGCTCTGGCTGCCCGAGCAGCAACCAAAGGAATCGAATTGGCAGTTCGCATCGTCCCCGAAGTTCCCGACAATCTCGAAGGGGATCCGGGTCGACTCCGCCAGGTGATCGTGAACCTGATAGGCAATGCCATCAAGTTCACTGAGAAAGGTGAGGTTGTTCTTACCGTGACTCCCAAGGACGTGACTGACGAACGTGCAAGACTGCATTTTGCGGTGCAGGACACGGGCATAGGCATCGCCGCTGAACAACGGGTCAAAATCTTCGATGCATTTACCCAGGCCGATGCCACAACCACTCGCCAATACGGCGGAACTGGCTTGGGGCTAGCCATCTCTTCGCAGCTCGTAAAACTGATGGGAGGACGAATCTGGGTCGAAAGCAAAATTGGTAAAGGGAGCAACTTTCAGTTCACGGCTGAGTTTGCACTTCGGGAGAAACCACTTGAAGAGGATCCTGCCGAAATTGAAACGCTTTATGAACTTCCTGTGCTTGTAGTGGACGACAATCGCACCAATCGCATCATTTGCCATGAGATACTGACCAACTGGGGCATGAATCCGACATCAGTCGAGAGTGGTGCAAGGGCTCTCGAAGAACTCGACCGCGCCTATCAGGCTGGCAATCCATATCGACTTGCCCTGCTCGATGTAATGATGCCACAAATGGATGGTTTTGAATTGGTACGTCAAGTTCGTCAGAAGAAAGAGCTCGATTGTCTGACCATTTTAATGCTCTCGTCGGCCCATCGCCCTGAAGATTCTGCCAACGCCAAGACTCTCAATGTAGCGCGCTGCCTGAACAAACCGATCACGCAATCCAACCTGCTTGACGGCATTACCTCAGCGTTAGGGACAGCCCGTGCCGATAGTGAACCCCACGACGCGTTATTCACGGATCGGCCTGAGACGTTTATTCCCCGACGAATCCTTTTGGCCGAAGATGGAGTGGTCAATCGCAAGGTAGCCGTCGGCTTGCTCGAAAAGCGAGGCCACTTGGTCACTGCGGTCGAGAATGGCAAGGAAGCTGTGCAGGCCTGGAGCGGCGCACCATTCGATGCCATCCTGATGGACGTTCAAATGCCCGAGATGGATGGATTTGAAGCGACTGCGGCCATACGTGAAATGGAGAATGAACAGAGAAGCCATATCCCGATCATTGCGATCACAGCCCACGCAATGAAAGGAGACCGCGAACGGTGTCTGGAAGCAGGCATGGACAACTATGTTTCTAAACCGTTTCGACCAGTGGAACTGTTCGCAGCGATCGAAGAATTGGATTCTCGTCCTTCAGAAAGTGTAGTTAGATTACCTGTCGAAACTAGTGAGAAAGACAATTCTTCGACGGACCTACTCCCAGCTTTCAATCGCGCAGAAGCACTTGTGAATGTAGGGGGGAGTGATGAGTTTCTCAGAGAAATGGTACAACTCTTTCTGACGGAATGCCCTAAACAGTTGGCGGAGATTGAGAAGACCCACAGTGAGGGAGATCAGCAGGCACTCGCCCGTGCCGCTCACACCTTCAAAGGTTCGGTAAGCATGTTCGCCGCCGAAGCGGCCACCGCGGCCGCCAAACAAATCGAAGAAATGAGTCGGTCTGGAGACTTGGGCGAATACGATCAGGCTTGGTTCGAATTGCAACAACGAGCAGATGAGCTTGTCGCTGCGCTGAAACAGGAGCTCAAGTGACGATATTCCAATTGCTTGGGTTGGTAGGAGAACTCCGATGAAGGTACTCATCGCCGAAGACAATCCACTCTGGCGTGGCATGCTCACCCAAAATGTCCAATCCTGGGGACACGATCCCGTGATTGCCGAAGACGGCACACAGGCATGGGAAATTCTCCAAAAAGAAGACGCACCTCGCCTCGTGATCCTCGATTGGCAAATGCCAGGAATGGATGGTATCGAGGTATGTCGCTTGGTGAAACGTAATCCTAACCATCCGTTTACCTACGTAGTAATGCTCACAAGCCGTGATGCTCAGGAGGATATGGTGGCTGGCCTGGATGCCGGGGCCGATGATTATCTCACCAAACCGATCGATCCCGCAGTTTTGAAGAGCCGGATGGCGGCCGCCGAACGGATCGTCAAGCTGGTGCCCCCCAAGGAATGGACGGTTCCCCAGGTCGAAGGCTACGACGTCAAACAGATGCTAGGAAAAGGGGTCTTTGCCACTGTTTGGGAAGCGGAGCGACAACAGTCAAGTGAAACCGTGGCACTCAAAATTATTCGCGTTGATCTGGCAACCGACGACGTCTTCGGCCGTTTCGCCCGTGAGATCGAATTGATGGAGAAGCTAGACCATCCCAATATCGCCAAGATTTACGACAGCCATATCGACAAGACTCTCGGTTACTATGCGATGGAATTGGTGCAAGGTGGCACACTGGAAAAGTACGTTCAAGAGAAGAAGCCGAAGGGAGCCGTTTTGATCTACATGATCGCCAAAGTATGCGATGCGCTCGATCATGCCCATAAACAGGGAGTTATCCATCGTGATCTGAAACCCTCGAACATCATGATGACCCTTGAGGACGAACCGAAGCTGGTTGATTTTGGCCTTGCTCGCTCAATGTTCATGGCCAATGCCGAAGATTCCGCCGTGCAATCCATGGACGGTAGTGTGATCGGCACTCCCATGTTCATGTCCCCCGAACAGGCTCGCGGTGAGAACGACAAACTCGATGGCCGTGCCGATATCTATGCGGTGGGCATTATTTTGTATGTCATGCTCCTGCGTAAACATCCCCATAAGATCAACCATCAAGATCGTTGGGAAACGATCCACCAGATTGCTTCAGGGCAAGTGCGCCGACCGAGTGAAGTACGTCCGAACTTTGACAAGCGGCTCGAAGATATCATTATGAAGGCACTGGCCAACCAACCTGCCTTCCGTTATCAGACCGCGGGTGAGTTTGCCAAAGCGTTACGGCATTTCCTCAAGCAACTCGTGAAGGACAAGAAATCGTAGAGCCGTTTCTCCGAGACGGACATTGCGACTACTTCACAAGAAATTCGAGTCACAGAGAGACTCGACTATCACGCTATTTCTGCTCTCGAAAGGTCGAAAAGCTGAGATATCCCAGAATGGCAGAGGCCAGAATCGCGCCGATGTGCATCGCCTTTCCTTCCGCTCCGAAAGGAATGCCTGCCACGAAGTCAACCGTGAACAGGAGAAACACCAAGGCCGCGACGACCATGCCGGCGATCGTCATGCCTTTGGCCATATGCTTCTTTGCCTTCTCTTGAGTGGGGAATAATAGCGATTGTCGTGGAGCGAATCTGTTGGAACCTTCTAGTATAATTCCTAGCCGTCACTTGTCATGGCGTCCCTTGCGCAAAACACCAGAAAACCGCCACTTTCGTTAGATTCCAGGGAGTATTTAAACTGGCTGTATGGAATTCGCCGGGTATGAGAGGGCTAGGAAATGGAGGTTGTTTCTTCGAGATGCTTATTCGTTTTCTCGCCGTCGCCAGGAGTCATTGGCTCGTCCAAGCCTCTTTCTCGGCGAATCTTGGCCACTTGGGCGACAATTTCTTGGATGACTCCCTGGTTGGCGTAAATGTTTAGCCAGACCTGGTAGTACGCCCAGCAAATGACTGCCATTCCCACCAGCGCTCCCGCAAGATGCACGTCGGCCATGTCAGCCGTATTCTCTCGGCCTGTTCCAGGATCCGAGGCAGCCCCCAAGGCCCCCACACCAACGACGGTCAGCATCCCTACCACGCACCAGGGGAAAGTCTTCCGCTTGAGCTGGGTACTACGTTGCAGCGGATCTGTATCGAGGCGATAGGTCTCGGTTACTTCCTTGCACCAGCGACTTGTGCCAACAAAATAAGTTACTGCAATACTCAACACAAACACCACAGCCAAAGCCGCAGAAGTCCCTGTGAGCATATGGACTCCCCGCCAATTGAGTGTGTCTTGATCCGGGTGGTCGTAGAGGTCGCCAATCGTAAGCCCAAGCACAATCGATGCCAGATACAGACCTAGCGAAAGCGATGCGAGAGTCGGAAAAATGCGAGTCATTTAGAGGTGTTGGCTATTAGATGTTAGTGGCGAGCCAGATGCGTCAGCTTCCGGCATATTCTATCCCGCCAAGGAAGTCTCCAGCCGAGGCCACTGGAAATATGATATTAGTCTAGAATACCACCTGCAGATCTGGCAGGGGGCAGCCGTGGAAAATTCGCAGCTGTGCCGCAATAAGGCACTCGGCCTGTGCTAGAAAAGGTCTACTTCGTAGCAATCGTGTACGAAAGTCCCATTCCACGACAGAGCAGATGAGATTTGTCGACTGGTAACCGATCAAGCAATGGCTCAACAATCTGCTTGAAGTATCGCAAACCGTTACCAGCGAGATAAATCCGGCTGCGACTGACCATCAGTGGAGTAGCAATTCTCTTAAAGCCAGCTTTCTTGAGCAGCTCTACTACCTCGGCGAGCCGATACTCTTTGAGATGCAAGCCGCGAGCCTCGGTTCGCAACGGACAAAAGAGCCTGGTGACGTCCGAAGGCCGCAGCAACCAATTCGGTGTAATGGTCACAAGCGACCCACCTGGCAAGAGTAGGCTATGGATGTGCTCCAGGTAAGCAGAGATTTCATCTGGACAGATGTGTTCAAACACATCGTTCCAATAGACAAGACTAGGCTTGTCAATAAACGAGGCGGGATCAACCGATCTCAAGTCGCCCAAAAGCAACTCGTCGGAATGTACGGCCCCCAACGTAGCGATAGCCTGCTCTCGCATTGTGGCAGATATCTCCACTCCACCCGCGGGAAAACCATGCTCTCCAATCGTCTTGAGCAATGTTCCAGTACCGTATCCAATTTCGAACAATCGGGGTCGACCGATTCCACGGTCGACTTGTCGATAGAGTAAGTCGAGTACCAACCGGCCGTATCGCTTGTCGAAGCCCATGACGAAGGGTTCTTCATCTGACTGCTGAGCTGCGAGTATCGTGCAAACCGTATCGTAGGCCTGGCCAATCACCAGTGCCCGGTCCCGACTGTGAGGGGGAAACAATTGCATCGCGCGGGCGAATTGTTGTTCTTGCTCCCATTGCAAATCGCGCAGTTGATCCGGACTAAGCCCGGTGAGCGATACCCAATTGCCGTCGGCCAGCATGATCTTGGGTAAGGGCTTTTCGGCAGCATCAGAAACAGTTTTTTCGACGGTGAGCATCAGACGAGACCTGCGAGTACATTTGTGGGCACTACAAGTCTAGGTCATTTCGACGGCATCTTGCTGCCGATTCAGCAAGTTGCGGTTATGATGCTTAGAGGGAATACAGGCCGTCACGCTCCATAGAAAAGGGGCTGCCCGTAGGCAGCCCCTCGAGTATTGCCTCTTCAGACTCTAGCGACAGCGACCGGTGGCTATCATACCCAAGAGCCCCACACCTCCTAAAAGTAGAAGCGACGCCGGCTCGGGAACAACTTCAAAGGATATCCGGAACACGGGCGTATCTGCCGAGAGTTGACTGTCGAAAACGTATCCGGGTGCAGTAGTTAGGCCGTTGAAAACGGTCCCCAAAGTTTCAAAAGAAAAATCAACAGTGCCGTTCTGATCGACCCGCTGGTCGTTGTTTCCGATTTGAAGAAACGCGGCATTTTCAGCAATGTCGAGTTCGGATCCTGCGTCCCAGATTTGCCGCGCGGCCTGATTGATAGTGTTAATCTGTAGATTGCCGTTGCCGTCGAACAGTTGGTACGCTGTCGGAGAGTCATTGCCGATGAAAAAATCATTGCTAGGCACAACCATGGATGCAAACGTAAAGTACGGATTCACATCAGTATCAATCGTGAATGTTTCGGAAGAGCTTGCACCCGGCAGAAACGGGCCCCCTGGGGCGATTGATCCAAGTGTTGCGTTAGGATCTGCCGCGGCGAAAGCAGGAAACCAATTTGATCCCGATCCCCCTTCTGCGACGGTTACAATCGGAGCGTCAGCAATACTAGGAAATCCTAAAAGAAAGGCCGGCGAGCCGCTGTCAAAGCTATCGAATGTGCCATTATGAAATCCGATGCGCAAAGGGGCAAAGCTTACGCTGTTAGTGGGAGCCAGATTTTCCGCAGTAACTCTTAGCTGCACGATTTCTGCTACTGCTGGACTAACTATGCGCATCAAGAGCATGCATGTGAAGGCTAACCTGGAAAATGAAAATAACTTCGTACTGACAAATCTTGGAATCATAGTTCTCTCCTCCGGGAAAGGCGCGAAACTCAAGTCCTCCGAGAAACAATCCAAAAAGACTCAAATAAGTTCGTGCTTGAAAAAACAAAAAACAGTACCAAGAGCAACTTCAATGGCGCCTCTGAATATGCTTCTAGGACAGAAAAAGCAGAACAAATCTTTGCCGCTCTTTCCTGAAAACGAGCAGCATTGTACTTGTGCTAGTCTGTTGCAGTCTTTGTCGCCTAGTGGAGGAATCTATTACAAGAAATCTGTATAAAGAATGAATTCTCTATTGTTTACTAGCCTCTTCGCGAAGCAGTGCTTTGATTCTAGATGCACATTGCGTGGAAAGTCGGGTACTCCTCGAGAATCCCAAGTCGAGAAGTTCCGTTGGAGCGCTGGCTACCAGTTGTTTTAGAAATCTCATCTGATCGCGAAACTGACGGCAAGTGCCGCAGACAAGCAAATGTGCCCATAAGCCAAACCGGTGCCAACGGGAAAGCTCTAGTTCATCTACATTCGCTAAGAGAACACTTGCTTCGCGACAATTCATATTCGCGACTGCGAATGTCTGTTTGATCTTTTCAATCATTCAGTACGTCACTCCTGAAACCATTTTTCTTCGAGACACTGCCTGAGCGAAATTCGGGCACGATGGAGTCGAACGGCAACGTTGGAGACGCTGATTGCGAGTTGGGCACCAATTTCTTTCACAGCCGTTGAATTCAATTCTCTCAATCGATAGACGTAACTCAAATGGGCTGGCATTTCCGCCAGACAGTCGGCGAAAACGGACCAGAATTCACGATCCTCTGCCACCTGGTCGGGTGCAGCGTTCCAAGGGGTCAACTGACGCGACCATTTCCCAGATTTTGTAAACAACTCTCCCGGAAGCTCATCCGAGTCTTCGTTGGAATGCAACTCACGACCCGCCGCGCGAAAGTGATCGGCGATTTTGTTCCGCAGAATCGCAATTAACCAAGTCGAAAACTTGCTTCGCTGCTCAAATTCCTGCCGCCGCTTCCAGGCAGCCAGGAAAGTTTCTTGAACCATGTCTTCAGCCAGATCCTGCTTTCGCAGTCGAGCCACAGCATAGCTCATCAACAGATCGCCATAGAGGTCGACCCATTCGGTGGGGTCCACACTGGTAGGACACGATTTTTCCTGCTCAACCGCCACCGTTTGCCTCGTTTCTTCCACTGCTGAAAGTTCCCCTGCTATGGAGTTGGTAGGCCAAAGAGTCGTTTTCTTACATGCACGATTCGAGAATTGCTCATATTACACGAATCCGGCTTCCGAACCTCCATTCTATCGCAACGGTCCTTTGGGCAAGTTTTCTCCCTCAGATACCCCTGATTTCAGCTGATTCTCCCGCTACAATTAGTGGCCTGACAACCTGTTTCCTTCCCCCTACAGCCGAGAAATTGCCGTGCCCGCTCCAGTCGACACTGCCCTTAATAAATATAGTCGCCACATCACTCAGCCCAAATCCCAGGGTGCCTCGCAGGCCATGCTCTATGGCACCGGGATGACCGACGACGATATGCAAAAACCGCAAGTCGGCATCGCAAGCATGTGGTACGAGGGAAATACCTGCAACATGCACCTTTCTGACCTGGCTGCCAAGGTGAAAGAAGGAGTGCAGGCGGCGGGACTCGTAGGGATGCGATTCAACACCATCGGTGTGTCAGATGGCATCTCGATGGGTACTTCAGGCATGAGCTATTCCCTTCAATCGCGGGACTTGATCGCCGACTCCATCGAGACGGTCATGGAGGCACAATGGTACGATGCGTGTATCGCGCTGCCTGGTTGCGATAAAAACATGCCTGGCTGCATCATGGCAATGGGACGCTTGAATCGACCCAGCATCATGGTTTATGGAGGCACGATCAAGCCTGGCTTCACTCACTTTGGCGGGGACGATCAGAAGCGTGATA contains:
- a CDS encoding sigma-70 family RNA polymerase sigma factor; this encodes MEETRQTVAVEQEKSCPTSVDPTEWVDLYGDLLMSYAVARLRKQDLAEDMVQETFLAAWKRRQEFEQRSKFSTWLIAILRNKIADHFRAAGRELHSNEDSDELPGELFTKSGKWSRQLTPWNAAPDQVAEDREFWSVFADCLAEMPAHLSYVYRLRELNSTAVKEIGAQLAISVSNVAVRLHRARISLRQCLEEKWFQE
- a CDS encoding class I SAM-dependent methyltransferase yields the protein MLTVEKTVSDAAEKPLPKIMLADGNWVSLTGLSPDQLRDLQWEQEQQFARAMQLFPPHSRDRALVIGQAYDTVCTILAAQQSDEEPFVMGFDKRYGRLVLDLLYRQVDRGIGRPRLFEIGYGTGTLLKTIGEHGFPAGGVEISATMREQAIATLGAVHSDELLLGDLRSVDPASFIDKPSLVYWNDVFEHICPDEISAYLEHIHSLLLPGGSLVTITPNWLLRPSDVTRLFCPLRTEARGLHLKEYRLAEVVELLKKAGFKRIATPLMVSRSRIYLAGNGLRYFKQIVEPLLDRLPVDKSHLLCRGMGLSYTIATK
- a CDS encoding protein kinase domain-containing protein is translated as MKVLIAEDNPLWRGMLTQNVQSWGHDPVIAEDGTQAWEILQKEDAPRLVILDWQMPGMDGIEVCRLVKRNPNHPFTYVVMLTSRDAQEDMVAGLDAGADDYLTKPIDPAVLKSRMAAAERIVKLVPPKEWTVPQVEGYDVKQMLGKGVFATVWEAERQQSSETVALKIIRVDLATDDVFGRFAREIELMEKLDHPNIAKIYDSHIDKTLGYYAMELVQGGTLEKYVQEKKPKGAVLIYMIAKVCDALDHAHKQGVIHRDLKPSNIMMTLEDEPKLVDFGLARSMFMANAEDSAVQSMDGSVIGTPMFMSPEQARGENDKLDGRADIYAVGIILYVMLLRKHPHKINHQDRWETIHQIASGQVRRPSEVRPNFDKRLEDIIMKALANQPAFRYQTAGEFAKALRHFLKQLVKDKKS
- a CDS encoding hybrid sensor histidine kinase/response regulator, translating into MDALHDTRLIIRFHFLAKVASLAVIGVSCVVLLGWVLNVEILKTVFPGLVAMNPGGTAVAFLMCGASLWLLNGDDRNRRQLGRVLAMGVVLLAVIRLGGYWLDWDNGPDRWLFRQGLEAYDTPNRMAPNTAACFLLCGLALLLIDVRLRRKFCPAEFLALTAALIAFLAIIGYSYSTMSLIGIESFIPMALNTAVAFALLSLGILCARPTEGLMTIVSSPGAGGVMARKLLPAAVLIPAGLGWLRWYAQQQGHFDQVMGLSLFVLSNIIIFSFLIWWISFSLNRTEDERNRAERETKRNVGRTRRIIDTAHDAFVAMDATGRIIDWNPQAEVEFGWSRDEVLGRLVADVLVPEELRSKHTQGLEHFLATQEGPVLNQRIELPALRRSGERFPVEVTITSISEEDSYLFVAFLHDITDRRRRETELKASQQEAEAANQSKSEFLANMSHEIRTPMNGIIGMTELLLNTQLTAEQREYQEMVQSSADALLTLLNDILDFSKIEAGRLELEMIPFGLRDTLGATAHALAARAATKGIELAVRIVPEVPDNLEGDPGRLRQVIVNLIGNAIKFTEKGEVVLTVTPKDVTDERARLHFAVQDTGIGIAAEQRVKIFDAFTQADATTTRQYGGTGLGLAISSQLVKLMGGRIWVESKIGKGSNFQFTAEFALREKPLEEDPAEIETLYELPVLVVDDNRTNRIICHEILTNWGMNPTSVESGARALEELDRAYQAGNPYRLALLDVMMPQMDGFELVRQVRQKKELDCLTILMLSSAHRPEDSANAKTLNVARCLNKPITQSNLLDGITSALGTARADSEPHDALFTDRPETFIPRRILLAEDGVVNRKVAVGLLEKRGHLVTAVENGKEAVQAWSGAPFDAILMDVQMPEMDGFEATAAIREMENEQRSHIPIIAITAHAMKGDRERCLEAGMDNYVSKPFRPVELFAAIEELDSRPSESVVRLPVETSEKDNSSTDLLPAFNRAEALVNVGGSDEFLREMVQLFLTECPKQLAEIEKTHSEGDQQALARAAHTFKGSVSMFAAEAATAAAKQIEEMSRSGDLGEYDQAWFELQQRADELVAALKQELK
- a CDS encoding spondin domain-containing protein, which produces MRIVSPAVAEIVQLRVTAENLAPTNSVSFAPLRIGFHNGTFDSFDSGSPAFLLGFPSIADAPIVTVAEGGSGSNWFPAFAAADPNATLGSIAPGGPFLPGASSSETFTIDTDVNPYFTFASMVVPSNDFFIGNDSPTAYQLFDGNGNLQINTINQAARQIWDAGSELDIAENAAFLQIGNNDQRVDQNGTVDFSFETLGTVFNGLTTAPGYVFDSQLSADTPVFRISFEVVPEPASLLLLGGVGLLGMIATGRCR
- a CDS encoding anti-sigma factor family protein; amino-acid sequence: MIEKIKQTFAVANMNCREASVLLANVDELELSRWHRFGLWAHLLVCGTCRQFRDQMRFLKQLVASAPTELLDLGFSRSTRLSTQCASRIKALLREEASKQ